TATTTGTATACCCAACTGTCTCCGGCAGTGAATTGATAGGCATAGTGGGGTTAGTTGGGACGCCGGAAGACACAAATGATTATTTGAAACCCTTGGAATTTATCGTTACTTCTACCTGCGAGTGTGagttttgtaattaaaaaaaaaaaaaaaagttaaacccCTTCATTGTCTTTAGAGTAGAATTGTATCCATATTCAATTAACAGCCAAAGAGGGCAAGTTACAGAGATGTTCACTAAAAATTTAGGTAAACAAACCTTATATGGTAAGAGTTTGCTTCAAAAGCTAACACAGACTGCTTCAGGATCAAAATTTGACAGTTGGTCATATCAGTCCTTTATAGTACGAGGCTTCAGGCTGAAGATATGTTGAATATGtgtctctgaagcattttaagttacactgatttaattttaaaaatgtttattgtgttggattgttgcttgtattttagtattgttttgttatttattgtatttttatgctgttttatgttcaccgcccagagagctattgctagtcgggcggtatataaatttaataaataaaataaataaataaaataaataatatagtagTCTCAGTTATAATGCTCAGAAAGTTGACCAGTACATCTACTTTCaaggtttcttaattgctgataaGTAGTTAGACAAGTCTCATGTGTCTGCTCATCCCTCCCACCTTTTAGGCATCGAAAGCAATGCCTTGGTCACTATACAGGAGGTAATCAAGCGTTAGTCTCTTATTCTGACTTTTCATTTTGTCAGAACGTAAATACTGTGAAACTTGTAATAGTGTGAGTTGTTTTAACATTGTACAAAAACAGTTgaaaagtgtgtggggggggtgatgCGAGTAGAATGATACGTGTGTATCTGCAACATTGGGTACATGGTGTTAAAAGCCATCAGTTGTCTGGGCCACGCTGCTAAGGTTACTGATGTTGCATCACAACATATCATTCTTTATCTACTGATGCCCATACTAACTCTCTTTGTTGCACTATTTTCCTGAAAGAACCAACTTCTTCTTAAAACAGGCAAGAAGACATGGGTCCAAAGAGAAGCCCTCCAAGAAGCACAAATCTGAAGACCATAATGACAAAGATCACTCTTCTGATAAAGGAAGAGAGAGCTTGAGCACTTCTGAGAATGGTGAGGATCGGCATAAGCGCAAGGAGAGGAAATCCTCCAGGGGACGGAGTCATTCAAGGTCCAGGTCTCGTGAAAGGTAGATTACGTACCAGTTTTTGAATCATTTCTATTACTTTGGAAAAACGTCAGGATCCTTATATAAATTCTTTATGCTGCTCAGAAAGTTTAAGCCACCTACATAGCCAAATATAAGCCTTCATACAGTATTGAGTTATACTTAGTAAACATACTGGTGGGCATGCCCAGCTACACCTTCATCCTAAATGCTTGTTCCAGCATATCTGCTTGCAGCATTGGTTCAGCATCACAGATGTGCCACTTTGTTCTTTCACATGGGACActgtaactcagcctttcccaaccagtgtgcctccagatgttgttggaccacaattcccatctttcctgaccattggcaatgctggctgaggctgatgggagttgtggtccagcagcatctgaaggcacactggttgggaaaggctgcaagtgTAATAATTATCTTTCACCTATTAAGCTTTGAGGATCAGGCAGCCAGTACTTCAGAGCTTTGTTTCTTCCCAGATTTTAGGATTCTTTTGCTGTAATTGTGTTGCCAAGTCTTGTGTTGTGTCACTAATATGTTTTCTAGATTGAAAATATTTAGTATTGCTCAGGCCACTAATTTAATTTGAAGTGAAGATACACTATTTGTAGATGAGTCCAAAACTGTATGACAGCTTTTTGTAATATCTGTTGAAGATACTTGCATGTTGCTGCAATTAAATATGAATAATGAACCTAGGAAATGTTACTaggaatttggaatgtgtttGCAGGCGTCACCGTAGTAGAAGCCGTGATAGAAAAAAGTCACGATCTCGAAGCCGAGATAAAAAGCGACGTGTGAGATCACGTTCTAGATCAAGATCTAGACACAGGCATAAAAGCCGGAGCAGGAGCAGAACTAGGAGTAGAAGCAGGTATGTTATAGACTTGCTTTCTTCTTATAAAGAGTTAAGTCACACGGCGGGTGGTAGCAATTAAAGTAAGACTGTATTCTGGAGTGTGGTTAGGTAAGGTTAATTTATGGTCAAACAGTCATGTAATTACAAAGTGATAACATACAGTTATctgcagagaaagaaagaagagacCTGAAAAACCCAGAAGATTCAGCAGAAGTCACAGCCGAACTCCTAGTCCACCTCCTTTTAGGGGACGAAATACAGCAATGGATGCACAGGAAGCATTGGCCAGAAGGTACTAGGTGTCTCCCTGTCTTTCATTTATAGAAGCCAAGAACTTGCTCTCTTACATGAGGAGACCATTGACATtgttcttcctcttccccatccCACGCTGCTAAATTTTAACTTACATTAAATTTGAAATGTGGAGGACACCTTTAGCCATTGAAAAACTTGAATTTTCCATTGGGCACCAGAACAACCCCAAGCAACACAGAACTATGCTTTGTAAGTTTAGCGAATGAAGGGTTGCATGGTCCTTCAGGGATGACATAATCATCATTGGTATAAAAAGGGGAAAGGCTAATATGTGGAGAAACATAAGGATCACTTTTGATTGATTTACTTCTGTGTTTTCCTTAGATTGGAAAGAGCAAAAAAACTGCaagaacagagagagaaagaactggTTGAAAAACAGAAGCAACAAGAAATGGCTGCTGGTAATTCTGTTTTTGTGAACTGTCAGGTCATAAAGAATAGTAGCAATTAAAACATAACTTTGAATATGAGGCTATAAAAGCAGAAACCATAATAAAATAATCATTTGATccccatttgtttttaaataaacaaagcagcagaggcttttctattccactcttaaaaatatatttttttacagATAGATCCTAAAAATAGTTGCACCACTTGACAAATGCCTAGAGAAGAACTAGCAAAGGCTGTCTTAAGTACTTGCAGCTAGCTATTTGTACTTCTACTCATGAATATGAAAGATTGTATCTATTGCATTTATCTGAGATAGAAAATGTCTGAAAAATTGTCCTTGTATAACATTTTAATGTCCACTTTAGCGGCAGCTGCCACTGGCACTTCTGTCATCAACGTTGCAGCTCTTCTGGCCTCTGGAACACAAGTCACTCCTCAGATAGCTATGGCAGCTCAAATGGCAGCTCTGCAAGCAAAGGCCCTGGCAGAGACAGGAATAGCTGTTCCAAGCTATTATAATCCAGCAGCAGTGAATCCTATGAAGTTTGCTGAACAGGAGAAGAAGCGGAAAATGCTGTGGCAAGGCAAAAAAGAAGGGGTAATTCTCTATTATTTCCATTCTGTGCCATGGAAGCTGTTACCTACAAGCACATAACTTGCAATATACGTACAAGTAACATGTCAGCAAGAGGGGTGACTTAATTTAAATAGCACATGGAAAATGTAGTCATCTTATAGTCATACTTAGCTGTGCAACCACtgttattttatttcatatatgtCTGGGATGTTCAGAATTCCAAAGAGCATCTGCATAATAATCTCAAGGGTCTTATGGATACAGAGCCAGTAAGTAACCTAGTTGACTTGCTAAATGGTTATCTGAAAAGGCCTCGCTATGATAAGTTTAGGAGGGGCACTTGTTCTAGGAGTGCTGGGTTAAAAAGATTAGCTTACTTTCCACTAGACCAGCAATCCTGCATCATTCTTACTGAAGTAAGTGGGAGATTTCAGGCTTGCAACCAGATTGTTTATAGATTCAAAGGAGACTTGTTAAAGACAGCCATCCTAGAGTGTGTAAGAAATTGTTGAGCATCTGTTGGCATGCTAGTATCTTTAACCAGTTTTCTCCGTAGTATCAGCAGATCTATGAAAACTAATCTGTGTGCTTTATGTGTATGTAacaaattgttttacattttaatagGACAAATCACAATCTGCAGAAATCTGGGAGAAACTAAACTTTGGAAATAAGGACCAAAATGTCAAATTTAGAAAATTAATGGGTATTAAGGTATGTGACTTTGAAATGTAGATAAACTCATAACCTGAATGGCTTTCCAAGTGAGTTCTGGTTAGATTACTCTGTAGAAGAGGTTAAATAATATTGGTATATTGAGCAGGACAAAATTCATCAGGGAATTTGAAACCAGTATGTAACCTTTGTCTCTGTGCCAGAAGCAGGTGGTCAGTTTAATACATTGCCAGTTCAGTAAGCCTCCAGTATCATCATGGGAGGTATACAAGCCCACAGAACGTTCAGAGTCAAAATGATAAGAAATAAAGTTAAGTAAAATACAGGCTGGTTGAATTACTAGATAATCTTAACACAGCAGGGAAAAGCAAAAATGGTGactgtatttttacatttgaAATAATGTGGCAAGATCTCTTGCAAAACGGTCCAATAAACCTACACCAAAATGAAACTGATGCTGTGTTCTTAATGCATTTGCACGCTATTTACTTACTCTAGACTGAGGTTCCAATTGCAGATGTTTGAGTTGAATAAACTGCCAGCATAATGAACAGTTCAGAGGACATACCTGTTAAtactttttccttttaaaaaatgcctgttcTTTCAATTCTAGAGTGAAGAGGAAGCTGGTGGTAGTAGTTCAGTGGATGAAGAAAGTTATAAGACTTTGAAACAGCAGGAAGAAGTATTCAGAAATCTAGATGCACAATATGAAATGGCAaggtcacagacacacacacaaagagggaTGGGATTGGGATTCACATCTTCGATGCGAGGAATGGACGCTGTTTGAAAGAACGTGATCTTAAAGCCTGGGACTTTGACAAAGATTCTTGTTCAGATATTGGGTCCTTGTTCACCAAAGGCTAGCATTCTAGCTTGCATGGGTGTTGCATTGACTTTAATTTATTGACATTACAATTTTTGTAAATAACGGATCAGTGATAACTGGTGTTCCATGTTGTAATCAGGTTATACTCACTTCATTATACTTGACAGAGCTATAGAAGGACATTTTTAGTTCTGTGTTTCAAAACAGAACAGGTGAGGATAAACTCTTACATGGATATTTTGTGTCCACTGTCTTGTGTACTTTTGTACTTTAACCTTGTACAGTTATTTTCAACTCTTGAAACATAAACACATTGTGTAGGTGTTACTCTAGCAGACTGGGCCAGCGGGTACATAATGCAGTGCAAAAACCtggttaataaaaatgtttttctcaAGTAGTACTGTTTTTAAGTACAGAAAATGAATTTCTCAGAGCTTGATTTTGTAGAATTTATTGGAATAGTATGTTTAGAAAGCAGCTCACTCCAACGTAACTATAGAGCAGAGTAAAAGTTTTCACAAGTTGCTTTTTTTATTGCAAGTTCTTGCTCAGGAAGTATTCCTCCACTAGATGGAGTCTTCACTTGCCAGGGGCTTGTTGTCAGACCAGACTTCAGTTTTTACCTAACCTGTCTAAACAAATCAAGATTAAACCATCATACCATAGTACATAACAAGATAAGTTTCAGCAGGTCCCATGCCTGATTATTCTAGCAGAGGGCTTTGTTAGAAGAACGTTTTTGCAAACTAGAGCCATCACCAGCTCAATATTTGCAATGTGAATGGTATGAAAAACATGTTTCTCATAATATGCAGTGGAGGCTTTGTATCTTCTAATTATAGACACTAATGTAATGAACAAAATTTGCATAGCAACAGGGCATGCTGCACTCTGTCTTCTGAACTGTAACCTGCATGTTGAGATTCTAATGCCCATGAGGTGTGCAAGGTTTCCCCAGTTTTACTGAGGACTAGTTTAAGAACAAACATTTAGGGAAGAATAAAATGTTTGATATTAATAAGGTTACAGTAGTTACTAGAGAAGTGGACTAAAGCTGCCACAGTAGAAGTGTTCTAAGATCAGTAGGTTTCTTCTCTTTGAAGAATTGTTTGTTAACAATTCTTGTTCAGATATTGAGTCCTTACCTGTTCACCGAAAGCTAACATTATAGTTTGCATGGGTGTTCTGGAGTAGTAGCTAAATCCTAATGTTGTCTGTACCAGTAAGCTGTACTCTTGCAATAGTTTCTTAAGGTTATCAAAGTAAGTTTGATTACAGCTTTTCTTTCAAATCAAAGCCCAAGGACTTACGTGGAATTTACTCACAGATAAATAACTTGAGGTGGAGATTACTCAGTGATGAATGTTTGCTGAGATTGTATTAGTGGAAGTAGCCAATATTTTATGGAGTACCTGTGCCTTCTATACAAGTACTGGAAATGTATGCCTCTTCCAAAAATATCAAGATGGTTCAAGTACTGCTTTGAGtcttaggaaggtgccttatgcaAAAACAGACTTGATTCATCTAGGCTAGTATTGTCCACTCACTGTTCGTGGCTCTCCTGTTTCAGATGGGATTTTTCTAGCACTATCTGGAGATGCCTAGTGGCAAATGCTCTACCCGTGAGCTATGTACCCTGTTAATGAAGAGATAGGATCTTGAGTCCAGAAAAAGTAGGAGCACCAGGTTCCAGCTTGTTACGTAACAATGATCCCTTTGCATTAAATTGTTCCCCTAAATTGGTTTGCTTTTTTCAGGTTCCTGTAGGAAAATCCTTACAGGGATCATGGAAAAGTAAAATACATGTAAACTTAAACATGGCCTGAAGATATCGGAACCCACTGAGTGCCCagagtcgcccttctgcctcttgggagctgccgagcccgctaacaccacctcctcttccttggcAGTGCAGCCTGTGCCCATGGCAGCTCcgcgtcccccccccccatggcagccCTGTGTCCCTCAGCTACAGTTTCATCCTCGGCTCCCACCAGCGGCATGTCATCGGAACTCAAGCTGCGGGAGCTGGCACCACCGCCTTCAGTTGGAACAGGCTTCAGGGAATTGTGACATTGAGATGTGAAACACTGCAAGGAAAAGGATGGATatctttttaagacaaggtcttcaactctgtttctttcctggacattttttttctttaatgttatttgttatttagtttaatttttgtaaattgtattgctttcattgatgtgttTTATACTTgtgtctgtttttctttgtaagccaccttaagggcctttggctgaaaggtggggtagaaataaatttaatatcTAGTGAAAAAATTGAAAAACGTGTGCCTGTGAGAACATGGCTAAGTTTAAAATTAACTCATTTTCCTAGTACCTCTACAAGTTAGTATTCCTTCTTGTTAACACATACTTGTACAGTACAAGTGTATAATAAGCTCCAAAGAAGTCACTGCGGGAACGCACCCCGAAAGAAACGAAACAAAAACTGCCTTGTTTCTTTCCCCTCAACTGAATTACTCTACCGGAAGTTTGGCAACAGGTCGGGAGTGCTTTTCGAATCCCATCATGCACAGCTCCCCAACCGCTTTCAGAATTTGAACTACAGATCCCAGCAGGAACGCCCCCTCATGCCTATGGACAGCTAGCGCGATCTTGCGCTGTTGCATGCTGGGAGTCGTAGTTTCTCGCCTGAAGAACCCAGGGGGCAGAAGGCCTCACACGGAAGCCGGGCCTGCTGCTTTTCCGAGGTAAGGCCGGGCCCTTTTGCCCTGCCACCCTCCCCACTCTCCGTTCAGCGGCGGCTTCTTTTCCTTCTGTCGATGCTCTTTGGCCTGTCACGCGCGCGCGCGGACTTACGTTCTTCCTTTCCCCGAcctaagatggcggctgaggtggACTTCGGGGACCGCGAGCTCTTCGAGCAACTGGACGCCGAGGAGCGGACGCCCGTCCCGGCCTCGCAGCCGCTTCACACCCGCTTCGAGGAGGCCGATGAGGAACCGGAGGAGCTTCGCGAGCGGCTGAGGGAATGTGAGGAGACCGTCAGGGAGCTGCAGGCCGAGAATATCCTGAGAGGGCAGGCCTGGGTCAGTCGGCCGAGTTGGCTCGTTGGACGCATTTCCCTTCTGCTTCATTCCTCCCCTTAGAATTATTTAAATCCGCCCTCTTATTCTCCTGACGCTAAGAGGCAGCAGTCCAACAGGTGTAGTCTTTCGAGGAGGCACTGCGACAAGATCGCCTTTGCCGGCCCTCTCTCGGCTTGTTGCTGAGGAGCCCTCCGTCTCTTGGGGTGTTATGAAGTATGAATAGATATAAAACGGACTGTGTTAAGCGTCCTTAAAAGATGCTGAGGGAAGAGGTCGTTTAAATGTGAGCGTATCCAAGAGCAACGTTGTTTTTAGATTGAATGTGTGTGCGACCGCCAGTAAGATACTGTCTTATATCTctttctatgtgtgtgtgtgtgtacatcttTACGAAGAAGAGATGATGATGGGTCCTGACCACTGTAAAGCCCCAAGTCTAAAGTGGACAttggaaacaacagaggaagggcagggataTGGAGACAGGGGAAGAAGATGTGATTGTTTCAGTTCTGCGTGCTTTGGCTTAGTTGTAGTAaacggctgtggagtcggaagcaattttgggtggagtcggagtcggtagaaatgttccgactccggcttcaaaataaaagtaatattttaatatttgccatttatgaaggagtcggagtcagacagtagaaaaatagaggagtcgaaggtttgacgtacggactccacagccctggtagtaAGGGCTAGGGACTAGCCTCTTGCAGCAGAAACAAGTGTTTTGCAGCTTCTTAAAGATGAACAGATTTGCTGCTATGCCATCAGGATTTGTGGGCTAGAGTGCACTCTGGTCCTTGACAGCTTATGCCGCAATTAACATTAGTCTTGAAAGGCACTGGATCAAGTCTCTGTgttcaggattggaccaagaagctTTTTTGCTTGAGAcgtgatgtgggttttctggaaaaaaaatcctgtgCAACTTACAGGGTAATTTTCTGATGCCCTTGAGAGTGATCAAATTTAGAACATTTCTTTGACTTAAGTCAGcatttcccagctagtgggccaccagatgttcttggaccataattcccatctttcctgaccattggctgccaatgttggctgaggctgatgggagttgtgatccaacaacatctggtgacccactagttgggaaaggctggtttaagtaAACAAAGGTAAAAACTTTCATATGGGTAAACTTacctaatactgtgtttgcaatgGCATTCATTCCCTGTTACTGGTGAACTTCTGAAATGGCAAATTTTCCACAAAAGAATAAAGTTTCTGCGCCACATCAGTGTGCTTGAGGTAGGGCAGCGCCAAAGATCCTCTCACCATGTCCTCCGGCTTTTATGCTGCATAAGAACCCAAGGCTAGTCACGTTGGTTTTGACACTTGAGACAGAAAATCCTGGcagataaaaatacagtaataagtTCAGTAAATAACTACCTGTTACCCTCTCACGATACCCAGAAATCTgactctgcctaacagtagggccagCCTCATCTgtgttgtgtttgctgcaacagactaatgtGGCTACTGGCCCCTCAGGAAGTTGAACCCAAGCAGACCCTTACAACCttactatgttgttgttgttttgtaccATTTTATCCATACtgtttccaaggagctcagggtggcatagatcaggtgtggggaacctttggccctccagatgttgctgaactactgttcccatcagccccagcaagcatggctaatggccaagaatgatgggagttgtagttcaacaacatctggagggccaaaggttccccacgcctaaTGTAGATGGTTTGCTCCACACCCACTGTGTCCtctcaacaaccctatgaggtaagttaggctgtgAGAAAGAGTGGCTGGCCTAAAGTCACACAGGGGcctgcatggctgtgtgtggatt
This Rhineura floridana isolate rRhiFlo1 chromosome 19, rRhiFlo1.hap2, whole genome shotgun sequence DNA region includes the following protein-coding sequences:
- the RSRC2 gene encoding arginine/serine-rich coiled-coil protein 2 isoform X1 codes for the protein MAASDTERETVAPEKSSPDREKKKDASNSPRTSKHHYSRSRSRSRERKRKSDNDGKKYRSRSRSKEARRHGSKEKPSKKHKSEDHNDKDHSSDKGRESLSTSENGEDRHKRKERKSSRGRSHSRSRSRERRHRSRSRDRKKSRSRSRDKKRRVRSRSRSRSRHRHKSRSRSRTRSRSRERKKRPEKPRRFSRSHSRTPSPPPFRGRNTAMDAQEALARRLERAKKLQEQREKELVEKQKQQEMAAAAAATGTSVINVAALLASGTQVTPQIAMAAQMAALQAKALAETGIAVPSYYNPAAVNPMKFAEQEKKRKMLWQGKKEGDKSQSAEIWEKLNFGNKDQNVKFRKLMGIKSEEEAGGSSSVDEESYKTLKQQEEVFRNLDAQYEMARSQTHTQRGMGLGFTSSMRGMDAV
- the RSRC2 gene encoding arginine/serine-rich coiled-coil protein 2 isoform X2, whose product is MHLILLELQNIIIQGHVHDRERENESQIMMEKNTEAGAEAKRTNFFLKQARRHGSKEKPSKKHKSEDHNDKDHSSDKGRESLSTSENGEDRHKRKERKSSRGRSHSRSRSRERRHRSRSRDRKKSRSRSRDKKRRVRSRSRSRSRHRHKSRSRSRTRSRSRERKKRPEKPRRFSRSHSRTPSPPPFRGRNTAMDAQEALARRLERAKKLQEQREKELVEKQKQQEMAAAAAATGTSVINVAALLASGTQVTPQIAMAAQMAALQAKALAETGIAVPSYYNPAAVNPMKFAEQEKKRKMLWQGKKEGDKSQSAEIWEKLNFGNKDQNVKFRKLMGIKSEEEAGGSSSVDEESYKTLKQQEEVFRNLDAQYEMARSQTHTQRGMGLGFTSSMRGMDAV